One segment of Carya illinoinensis cultivar Pawnee chromosome 1, C.illinoinensisPawnee_v1, whole genome shotgun sequence DNA contains the following:
- the LOC122315273 gene encoding uncharacterized protein LOC122315273, whose translation MSKNTLSTHIKEKLDVLRIGKERCMYKVHELLRDVNEKAYKPTLLAIGPYHHSKVGQGFMEGHKLCHLRQMLERTEGSIETYIIALRELEERARNCYVECISQTSDQFVEMMLLDGCFIIELFRKYEIYKETGGQEYDPIFQKEWMLPRIARDLLIFENQLPFFVIAKLFDMSESNKSRNLVEHIVDIEETNETSVEISPTQLNDLVLNFFFDTLPFRWNVDTSSYNSTKRINHLLCLMHETLTRSLIEMVYERLEFGFRFKNAKFEHLLGLIHATICISILDTEIDHAEECQEAVVKFKKAEIFKHVFGLIGKVVIPLLVKMKKMRKAISYASTFQRSGSLVSITDKLTDLHGLKEIEDWTTIPLSTELLEARVEFNIAKKFQGKLIEYCLWIPIPFAIELQGAGIEITKAEKFKEIYDRNRNEDGKSKQYETGSVGVKLNVVQKFKRLPCLNKIETWNSIPYGKELRDAGVEFNKAKKFKHLLSLREIEDSSIHSATELEEAGIKFKKAEESSFFSLKFNNGLMEISPLSIQNGTETYLRNLIAYEQYCDRQNGSNYVYNYVRFMDHLINSPKDVKLLRQKGIISNCLGDDEIISTMVNKLGHYISFSTNIYARTFKNLNMHCKKRRNIWMAKLRRDYFNSPWALLSFLGAVLLLALAIAQTVFSIIP comes from the coding sequence ATGAGCAAGAATACACTCTCCACTCATATTAAGGAAAAGCTTGATGTTCTTCGAATTGGTAAAGAGCGTTGTATGTATAAAGTGCATGAGCTATTACGTGATGTAAACGAGAAGGCTTACAAGCCTACATTGCTTGCCATTGGTCCTTACCATCATAGCAAGGTTGGCCAGGGGTTTATGGAAGGGCATAAATTGTGCCATCTAAGACAAATGCTTGAAAGAACGGAAGGAAGTATAGAAACATACATCATAGCCTTGAGAGAATTGGAAGAAAGAGCTCGTAATTGCTATGTAGAATGCATTAGCCAAACCTCAGatcagtttgtagaaatgatgttaCTTGATGGGTGTTTCATTATTGAGTTGTTTCGCAAGTATGAAATTTACAAGGAAACAGGAGGTCAGGAATATGACCCAATCTTTCAAAAGGAGTGGATGCTTCCTAGAATAGCTCGTGATCTGcttatatttgaaaatcaacTTCCATTCTTTGTTATTGCTAAATTGTTTGATATGAGTGAGAGTAACAAATCCAGAAATTTAGTCGAACACATTGTTGATATTGAGGAGACAAATGAAACTAGTGTTGAAATTAGTCCGACACAACTTAATGATCTTGTCCTCAATTTTTTCTTTGACACTTTACCATTTAGATGGAATGTTGACACATCAAGTTATAATTCAACCAAAAGGATTAATCATCTACTTTGTCTGATGCATGAAACTCTCACCCGTTCACTTATAGAAATGGTATATGAACGTTTAGAGTTTGGGTTCAGATTCAAGAACGCAAAGTTTGAGCATCTCCTTGGTCTCATACATGCAACCATTTGTATTTCAATACTGGATACAGAAATAGATCATGCCGAAGAATGTCAAGAGGCAGTAGTCAAATTCAAGAAGGCAGAGATATTTAAGCACGTATTTGGCCTGATTGGTAAAGTTGTCATTCCATTActtgtaaaaatgaaaaaaatgaggaAGGCAATCTCGTATGCTAGCACATTTCAGAGGTCTGGATCCCTAGTTAGCATAACAGACAAACTGACGGATTTGCATGGTCTAAAAGAAATTGAAGACTGGACAACCATTCCGCTTAGCACGGAGCTTCTTGAGGCTCGAGTTGAATTCAATATAGCAAAGAAATTTCAGGGTAAATTAATTGAGTATTGCCTCTGGATACCAATACCTTTTGCCATTGAACTTCAAGGGGCTGGAATTGAAATCACCAAGGCAGAGAAATTTAAGGAAATATATGATCGAAATAGGAATGAAGACGGGAAATCAAAACAGTATGAAACAGGGTCGGTTGGAGTCAAATTAAATGTGGTACAGAAATTTAAACGTCTACCTTGTCTGAACAAGATTGAAACTTGGAACTCAATACCTTACGGCAAAGAGCTTCGTGATGCAGGAGTCGAATTCAACAAGGCAAAGAAATTTAAGCATCTACTTTCTCTTAGAGAGATTGAAGACTCGAGCATACATAGTGCCACAGAACTTGAAGAGGCTGGAATCAAATTCAAGAAGGCTGAGGAATCTAGctttttttcattaaagttCAACAATGGGCTAATGGAGATTTCACCTTTGAGCATACAAAATGGTACAGAGACTTATTTACGAAATCTAATTGCATATGAACAATACTGTGATCGACAAAATGGCTCAAATTATGTCTACAACTATGTGCGCTTCATGGACCATCTCATTAACTCTCCAAAGGATGTTAAATTACTCCGTCAAAAAGGAATTATCAGTAATTGTTTGGGTGATGATGAAATTATTTCCACTATGGTTAACAAACTTGGTCACTATATCAGTTTTTCGACCAACATTTATGCTAGAACTTTCAAGAATCTAAACATGCATTGCAAGAAACGCAGGAATATATGGATGGCAAAATTAAGGCGTGATTATTTCAACAGTCCTTGGGCATTGCTTTCATTTCTTGGGGCTGTCTTATTGCTTGCACTTGCAATTGCACAAACTGTATTTTCCATTATTCCTTAG